The window tatatataatcTCTTGGTTTTTGGTTTCCTTTAAAAATGAAGATAAAGCGGTGTGATAAGCTTTGTATTGAAAATCTAGCTTAGACATATTCTgtgttttcaattttgtttttaaaaggaaaagctAGAGTGAGAAAAGGGAGATATGCTGGAAAGATGAAAAGAGATGGTTGGAATTATACATAGAGAGAGGAGAGAAGTTAGAGAAACTTTGAGTTAGATATGCCACAGAGAGAAATccaaaagaaagaggaaaacaGGAGCTTGAGAGAACTATGTTAAAACTTCAGTCTTTACTCCCTGAAATTTAACTTATGAACATGCATTGTGAACAATGAGTCGACCACGGCCAAATGCAGATACATCCAAGGCGCTCGCTTGTTTGGTGACTCAGATGCAAACACCATTCTTGCAGCTGCTTCTATCTCCAGCAACCAACCAACTCCAGAACTAGCCATCACAAACGACAGTAGTAACTCAACTGACTTAATGGCGACGTCACTACGCTCTCGCTTTGTCGGGCAAGGATACAAGCAGGTAATCAAAATGAAATACATTCAGATCAAGGTATATGAATGTGAGTTATTGAGCCGTGTTAAAACCTAATATGTGAACTTAAGAATTTTGACTTGTTAAGATAGTAATTAATTAGAAAGTCAAAAGTTTGAATATCCTTGATCATAAACAAAAAACGAAAATAAGAATGTCTGTGCATATTTGGCTTTGGATCAGGTGTGTGGGGAGAGTGAGGTATGGGGAGATGGGGTGGTTCCAGAAGTGTCAGCTCATTTGGAGGGAGCTATCAACATTAGCTTCGATGGAGTCTATCATTCCCCTGTTGGATCTGATGATGAATTGAGACCCTGGTATGGTTCCCCTGCTATTCTTGATCAATGGGTTTATCATCTTCTCCATTAAATCTTGTTACCCTCATAGTCACTCTCAAATTagtaatatttaattttttttttaattcctttCATCCATGCTAAATTGCCATGTACGTTTTTGGCTACTAAGCTTGAAAGCTAACTCAACTATATATggtaattataataataataacatctAAGAGAGTGTGTTCTTTCTAGCATACCTTTGTTTATGATGATCTAAGGCTAATGCTAAAAATTATGAATTCTTCAATTATAATCTCGAAAACAAATTTAGAAAGTATAAACTTGCTTTTAGGATTGGTTCACTTagataattattattatttcgaGTGTTGTTGTGTACGTTTGAATTTCTGGCGTTACTTGGCATATCAACTTAGAAACATAATTTTCTTCAAGATCTTGCACATAATTGAAATTTTAAGTATTCAAGTAATAAATTACATTTACACGTTAACGTTAAATTACATTTACCATCTTTTCAACTGATTGTAGAAATGAAATTATTGAGCTAAGTTAACATTAATAATTACAATTACCACATTCAACCTACCAATAAATTGCATTTACCTCAACGAATATCAATTTTTAAGTCCACAACGATCATTACTTCTCCAAAATGTATCTATGTATATATGAAATAGGAAAAACTTCTGTCTACCTGCTTTAGCTTCAAGATAATCCAAATTAAATTCTCAAATTGAATATAATGGTTTCCTAAGTCTACAaatttggactagaaaaaactACGAATTCTGAAAAAGGTTCCTTAATTAATGAAAAGTACTATTAGTCAACAATGTCTAAACAAGAAACACCCCCTCTTCCTAAATCTGAGTAAAACCAAATGGCGAAGATGATGTCATAGGATCAGCCAaacaaaaccaaacaaaacCTAACAAAACCTAATAGAACATAACAAAACATCACAAGGATTTGGAAGAGAGGTTTAGAGAAGTATTAGAACAGCTAAGGCAATGAATGCACAGAAAGCTTAGGTTAACCAGATTTCACAAAATGAGGGGaaagaaattttgaaatctCAAGCATTCCCACTTTTTCTCTTCCACCAAATATGGCCTTCAACTTTGCATCACAATTGATCTGCCTCTTATCAGTTTGGTTCTGCACATCAAAATGTTATATACATGTGTATCAATCAGCAAAATCTTCCAAATTCccaaaaaagaaatcaatacTACGTTAAATTCTAATTTCTCCCTCCCAGCTCTATGTAGCAGCTAACTTTTTCAAAGCAGAGCTCAAACCCGAATCCATGTGAAAAGAAAACGTCACACAGTAGCAAAATCCTTTAAACGACACTGCTGAATGAATGCATTCACCGAAACTTGCGAACAGGTATATAGATTATTTGATTCAAGAATAGTAGGGTTCACCACCTATACTTTAACCTAGTTTTCAAATTCAGAACATCCATTCCAGAGACCTTCAGTTGAGCAACTGAGGTCTGAAAGAGAGATTCGGCTCACAGAGAACTAACATTTGATACACTACGAATGAACACAACACCCAAATCCTCAAGTTCTAGGCTAAGTTAAAATAACAAAGCAAACGAAGAGATTGCAGCAAAGAAGGAAGTAGAAAAGCGATACTTAAAAAATAGCCATATCGGTTAgaacaaaagagaaataaagTTAACCTGGAGGTTATTCAGCTTGATGTACGACCATATTTGCTTGATGGCATCAGCGCGCGAAATCTCGGACTGGCCAAGGAAGCCAGCGAGAGTCGGAGAAACTTTTAAGGACTTCATAATCCCGCCCGAAGAATTCGTCTGTCTCTTTGGTGCGGCTTTCGATTTTTGGCCCGAAACGGCGGCACTTGGGGGTTTTAGCTTACTCTTGGAAGAGACCGCAGGAGTAGAAGAGTAAGCTTGAGTGGTGGGTTTGAGAGAATCTAAGAGAGTTTTGCAGCCTCTGAAGAACCTGGTGCCATTGCTAAGACCTGAGGCCATTTTGCTCCGATGAAGACGACGTTAACTGCTAGGGTTTTTGACCGCTTCCGCTCGACTTAGTCTGAAACTTGGTAGAAATGGTGGAGAACGAGAGCTTTTAAATAGAGAATGAGCCAAAGGAATTGGGCCGCCCAGTAGAAATGGGCCGTCCTCCCCCGTTCTCTCCCCCAATGTTGTATTCAaacattttttcaaatatttcctCTTTCCAAAAAAATCTTTCATCTTCCATTTCCTCcgctctttctttctttcatctcCAAATTCTCTCAACATCTAGTTGATGTCGATGTATACCCTAAACACTAAACTTTCTATTTCGGTgtatttgaaatatatatatataccctaTGTTGTTTATGATATTTGCAAACACGTTCAAAtgtttatttcaaaataattatgaattCGCTAGAAAAATCAACAATTTACTGTAAAATCCATTGTATTTAAGTacatattaaatatatttattagtATATATTATCAAATAAACAACTCAATATATcacacaataaaaaaaaaaattaataggagaaacaatatagaaaattagaaaaaaaaaaaagaaaaaacgtaTTAAATACCATTTTGTTCTATctaaatgaaaatgaaaaaaaaaatgatatttaaccTATTTTATCTCTCCACGATAAATGAATTATCTCTCTATCATTAAAGTAGTTCAGTAAATACCAAAGTATATATtaaaattgaatataaataaatacacaAAAGGATAAAGAGGTCAAAAATTGaagacatttttaaaaaaaatttcaaatttaaagtCATTTATGAAATATAGACCACATGCATAATATTTTTTACGTTGgaatcttttgattttttcttttttacttcgAATCATTTCATcgtataaatttaaaattttaagttttcaGTTGAATAATATGATATTGATGATCACTTAGTTGTTGGATTAGGTAGATTGATGATTTATGGTAGTTTTTGTCTCActtcttaaaaaatatagtattaacttaattttttaagaaaataatcaaataattatcaaaGTTTAAATAGTTGTATAACTCAACTAGTTAATGCATTGGATCAAAAGATAAGAGGTCGATGTTTAAATCTTTGaggtttctttgttttattaTCCTTATAATCTATTAACAATGTTTAAcaattttatttagaaaaaaaaacataatcgAGCATTTTTAATACACTAAGATATGGTAGGAAAAAAAAATCGCTCGAAATAACTTAATCTACTTATCAATAGTAATTGTAATTGTATAGCTCCACTAGTTAAAATATATGCCattgattttgaaaatgtttCCATTAAAACTCaatgaataaataataaaacacaAAAGTAAAATATCATATTTTCCACTGTAAAACCCGTTCAACTCCAACCCATTTTGATTGGTTGAATTTTAGTCTTAAATTctcaataaatataaaatacattTGTTCTAAgttatacatatatatgaaaatattttcaaaatttatgataaaaacacacacacatatatatatttggaagTATCGGAAGTAAAATGAAGGCTGTCTCTTTGAAACAAATGAATTTCATTTTTGTAGGTAAGATTGTGTAAAATTCCCTTTTTTGTAGATTTCCTTTGGGTGTGAATGTGATAAATAAGTTGGAGAGAGGCAAAGTGGCTGTTCTCTCTTTGGAGTCTTATCCATTGTTTTATCAACAAAACCTCCAAATGCCAATTTACCAACACAAGTTTTCCTCTCCACTCCTCTTCTTCTCTCAACCCATTCTCcattgcttcttcttcttcttcttcttcaccaaTCAACTCAATTCCCCATCTTTGAAACCTTCCATCAATCTTCATTTTTCAAGCTCCCAATGAAACCCTTTTCTTATGCACCGCATTTCCCCTTCTGGGTACTTCATTTTTGAATGCCTTCATTTATGTCCGCCACAGTTGCAGAGTAACAGAAATCCAGTTGGAGCTCGAAGAAGAACAACATCAACAGGGCGATGTCGTGTTTACTTCCCCAATTCAAGTGCCACCCCGAAACATTCTCAATCCAATTCAAGACCGCGGCTAATAATTCTCACCATCATTCCTTTATTCCTACTGCTTATTCCAGTTACAGtgagtgtttttttttctctctctcattctctctttctttaccTTTTTTCCCGTGTTGTTCAAATGGGGTTTTGGTGTTCTGGGTTGCTTTCTTGTCGAGCTGGGGTAAAATGTGTTCTGCTAGTTGCTAAGTTCAGCCATATGTTCAAGTTTTTGAGTTGCATTGCTTGAATTTCTGTCCTGACATTCTTTGTTTTAGGTGGCGCGAGGCTTTAAGTTCTAGTTTACATCAAAACATTTCTCAGACGGTGCTGATATCGATGTTATTATTGTGTTTGAATAtgattgaaatttaaatttaccTTTTCAAATAGTATTGTGTAAGTTTGTTTTAAATGACAGAatgttcttctttcttttggaCTGCTAGGATGTGTTATGGGTGCCCAATGGAGTGATTGGGAAATATGTCCAATCCAATTttcagagaaaaaaaattatagtaaaaaacaaaaagatacCCTAAGGAAACATAATGATGAAAGTAGTTTTTTAAACCAGTCATTCAATTAGTCTATACTTTATCCAAATTATCATTGGTTTTGAGTTCAATAACATGTGAAATGGAGTGGAGAGATTCAAATATTTGATCTCTTGGTTGAAAGTATACGTTTTTAGCAGTTCAGCATAACACCCAAATTATCATCAATGATGTATATAATAGTAGTTGAGCAGAATGTTAGCTAGGTGTAGCTCTGTAGGTGACGGATCAATTATAGTCACACACAAAGTATCCAACAATGCAGAAAAAAGTTTAGACCAACTTTGGAACTCCTGAAGACCAATCAAAGACCTCCTTCCTCATTTTAAACATTTCCACTCCACCCCCAACCCCatctattattttttaatacaataGCGGTGGTAGAGATATTTGAAACACAAACCTCTTGGTCAATTGTTGCTAGGTGAGCTATGctcattttgttttctttaaacaTTTTATTGCATAGTCTTGAGTTGGTATTTCTTATCTACAGTGGTAAGTAAGGAAAGTCTCAAGTATATGAAATTTGGAACTATTTTTTACTCCAGATGATGATAGAGTAAGAAGCGAGGTTTTGTGTGTCAATTTCTACTTTTATTATGAAACACTTTTAAAACAACTGACTCTATGATTAAAGTTTTAGTGGATGATTATATTGATGATCCATCTTTACCAAGGGACTGTTTGGTTGACTTTTTCACTCCTCAAAgacattttttttcctcttaaaaatacttttttaagCATTTAGAAGGCAATCCAAACAGACTTAAAGTCTATAACCCAAGAAGTTCATTCAGGGTGAAAGATTTTTATTGAAAACCTTTTCTTATAAATTTTCTAATCATGCAGCTAAAGTGAGAGATCCTCATAGTTTAAGGACACAATGTATCTTGTCTGCAGCATCACCACCAACATCGACCGGAACAGCTACAACACTCAATGTGGATCGACTTAAATTGCCTCCTTTTGATACTAACACCGACTCAGTCTCTGTGGAAAGACTAAGATCTTATTTAGGTGCAGTTGAATCGAGTCTAGCCTCTACACTTCTTACCAGTGAGGAGGCTACAATAGCAGCTGCGGCAGCTGAAGCTGTTACTCTTGCAAAAGCAGCTGTCAAGGTTGCAAGGGATGCAGCTCTTCTGGCTAACAATATCAACTCTTCCAGAGCAGGAACAAAATCTCAACCTTCTCCCAAACCTGATGCTTTACATTTCAAATGGGCTCAATTTATGGAATCGGAAAGAGCTGACATAATAGGAGAACCAGTTGGAGTTAATAAACGCCCCATCGAAGGCGATGCTTTGGAACCCAGCACAACAGAATCTGATGATGTGGAGCCAACATCAAAAGAACTTGAACTTTTACAGGATGAACTCTCTGAGAGTATAACTGTAAAGTCAAAGCGTCAAACAGAAAGGAAAGCGAGAAGAACTAGAGCAGCAGAGAAGACTGTTACTAGTGTAGTGCCGTTCAAGTCTGGTTCTAGCAGTCGGAAGAAGCGCAGTTCTTTACAAGAAGTGGACTACTCTGACCCATTGCGTTATTTAAGAGCAACTACTAGCACCTCCAGACTTCTTACTGCAACTGAAGAACTTGAACTGTCAGAAGGAATTCAGGTTTGATTTTGTTAATTAAATCAACTCATTTGTGTCTTCATTAAATTCCGCGGTAAGATAAGAACTCTATTTTACAGTTGATAGCAAATCTGGATTTGTTTGTTTGTAACCCAGAAACATTATTTCAAGTAATTTTTATAATCCATCTCATTTGgataaaattttcaagaaaaacTGGGAATAGAAAATGTGAAACAAATGAAGTGGATATACTCGATCCACCCTAGATAAATTTAGCTTTATTCTGTTTTTTTTACAGCCTAGCAGTTCTCTTCATTTATGAAGAAGATATGCAGACAAAAGTCCCGGGCATGGTGGTATTAGTTTAAGGTTACTGATCACACTATTATGTTCTTTGAAACTTCCAATAAGTTGTCTGATCCAGCGACTAAATAGAATCTAATTTTAGTTGCCTATCTTCAATTTGATTCCTATATTGGAATACATAGATTGATGCTATTGATCAATGATCAACACCAGTGGCTCTTAGATGGTGATTTTGGGTTAATTTTGATTTCCTGATTTATGTCTTATATTCCATGCTTTCTTTTGATTTCTGATATTTGCTTCAACTATTTCCTAATCCAGGATTTACTGAAACTGGAACGGCTTCAGGAGGAGCTTGCCGAACGATATGGGAATGAACCAACCTTTGCACAATGGGCAGCTGCTGCTGGCGTCAATCAAAGGACACTGAGGAAGCGTCTAAATTATGGTACTCTTTGTAaagacaaaatgataaaaagcaATATTCGTCTTGTCATATCGATTGCAAAAAATTATCAGGGAGCTGGGATGAATCTGCAAGATCTAGTTCAGGTACTTTTTTGTTGTTGGACTCCAGGCAAAATGCTTATGGATGGAAACCGAAATTATGTCTTGCTTTAATTTCAAATTACTCATTGCTTGTGTTTTAACGTGCAGGAAGGATGTCGAGGCCTTGTAAGGGGTGCAGAGAAGTTTGATGCATCAAAAGGCTTCAAGTTTTCAACCTATGCTCATTGGTGGATAAAGCAAGCAGTGCGAAAGTTTCTTTCTGATCAGTCCAGGACTATTCGCTTGCCAGTATGTTTCTTTTTCCCAGCATTTGTTTAGTAAAAATTGCTTTGAAGAGAAACAAATTCATTGTGGAAGtagggagaaaaaaaattaacctaTGGAAGTCCAAAAGAACTTGCTAATTGAAGAAATTTCATTCCTCACACTTCTCCAATAATCAACGTTGATGAATGGGCAGTTCCACATGGTGGAAGCAACTTATAGGGTGAAGGAGGCTAGAAAGCAATTATTAAGTGAAAATGGCAGACATCCTGATGACAAAGAAATTGCTGAAGCAGCCGGGCTTTCGATGAAGAGGCTTGCTGCAGTACTAATGACTCCAAAAGCACCCAGATCCTTGGAGCAGAAAATCGGAATAAACCAAAATCTCAAACCATCGGTTCGTCTTATTGCTACTCAGTTCCTTTTCCTGTTTCTCATGGCAATATCACCATCTTTGACCTATTTGATTTTCATGCTCTTCACCAGGAAGTCATTTCCGATCCGGAAGCAGAAACTGCTGAAGATATGTTGATAAAACAATTCATGAAGCAGGATCTCGAAAAGGTACTCGACTCCCTTAACCCAAGAGAGAAACAAGTAATTAGATGGAGGTTTGGAATGGAAGATGGGAGGATGAAAACATTGCAAGAAATAGGAGAAATAATGGGTGTAAGTAGGGAAAGAATTAGACAAATTGAATCATGTGCATTCAGAAAACTCAAAAACAAGAAGAGAACTAAACATTTGCAGCAGTATCTGATGTCATGATGAGTCTCCATCAGATTTCAAGAGTTAGATTCCTCCAAAAGTAATTTATTATCTCATCTGATATGAGGCTTAAACAAGGCtggttctttcttt is drawn from Cucumis melo cultivar AY chromosome 11, USDA_Cmelo_AY_1.0, whole genome shotgun sequence and contains these coding sequences:
- the LOC103499003 gene encoding protein TRI1-like; its protein translation is MASGLSNGTRFFRGCKTLLDSLKPTTQAYSSTPAVSSKSKLKPPSAAVSGQKSKAAPKRQTNSSGGIMKSLKVSPTLAGFLGQSEISRADAIKQIWSYIKLNNLQNQTDKRQINCDAKLKAIFGGREKVGMLEISKFLSPHFVKSG
- the LOC103499006 gene encoding RNA polymerase sigma factor sigB isoform X1, encoding MSCLLPQFKCHPETFSIQFKTAANNSHHHSFIPTAYSSYTKVRDPHSLRTQCILSAASPPTSTGTATTLNVDRLKLPPFDTNTDSVSVERLRSYLGAVESSLASTLLTSEEATIAAAAAEAVTLAKAAVKVARDAALLANNINSSRAGTKSQPSPKPDALHFKWAQFMESERADIIGEPVGVNKRPIEGDALEPSTTESDDVEPTSKELELLQDELSESITVKSKRQTERKARRTRAAEKTVTSVVPFKSGSSSRKKRSSLQEVDYSDPLRYLRATTSTSRLLTATEELELSEGIQDLLKLERLQEELAERYGNEPTFAQWAAAAGVNQRTLRKRLNYGTLCKDKMIKSNIRLVISIAKNYQGAGMNLQDLVQEGCRGLVRGAEKFDASKGFKFSTYAHWWIKQAVRKFLSDQSRTIRLPFHMVEATYRVKEARKQLLSENGRHPDDKEIAEAAGLSMKRLAAVLMTPKAPRSLEQKIGINQNLKPSEVISDPEAETAEDMLIKQFMKQDLEKVLDSLNPREKQVIRWRFGMEDGRMKTLQEIGEIMGVSRERIRQIESCAFRKLKNKKRTKHLQQYLMS
- the LOC103499006 gene encoding RNA polymerase sigma factor sigB isoform X2, with translation MSCLLPQFKCHPETFSIQFKTAANNSHHHSFIPTAYSSYTSPPTSTGTATTLNVDRLKLPPFDTNTDSVSVERLRSYLGAVESSLASTLLTSEEATIAAAAAEAVTLAKAAVKVARDAALLANNINSSRAGTKSQPSPKPDALHFKWAQFMESERADIIGEPVGVNKRPIEGDALEPSTTESDDVEPTSKELELLQDELSESITVKSKRQTERKARRTRAAEKTVTSVVPFKSGSSSRKKRSSLQEVDYSDPLRYLRATTSTSRLLTATEELELSEGIQDLLKLERLQEELAERYGNEPTFAQWAAAAGVNQRTLRKRLNYGTLCKDKMIKSNIRLVISIAKNYQGAGMNLQDLVQEGCRGLVRGAEKFDASKGFKFSTYAHWWIKQAVRKFLSDQSRTIRLPFHMVEATYRVKEARKQLLSENGRHPDDKEIAEAAGLSMKRLAAVLMTPKAPRSLEQKIGINQNLKPSEVISDPEAETAEDMLIKQFMKQDLEKVLDSLNPREKQVIRWRFGMEDGRMKTLQEIGEIMGVSRERIRQIESCAFRKLKNKKRTKHLQQYLMS